A single Anopheles maculipalpis chromosome 3RL, idAnoMacuDA_375_x, whole genome shotgun sequence DNA region contains:
- the LOC126561504 gene encoding transcription initiation factor TFIID subunit 2: protein MEERAAHMFTYGHENSSRMWFPCIDSYAEPCTWKLEFTVDKTMTAVSCGELVEVVMTPDLQRKTYHYVVSVPVCAPNIALAVGPFEIYVDPHMHEVTHFCLPQLLPLLKNTVRFLHEAFEFYEEALSTRYPFSCYKQVFVDEIDNECNAYATMTILSTHLLHSIAIIDQTFHSRKIMSKAIAEQFFGCFITMENWSDAWLARGIAEYLCGLNSKKCFGNNAYRAWIRSELDEVVRYEEKYGGIILDCSQPPAPPAVSSINNSPAAPQKAYNDNPFYFPIKNLHTMSPRYIEMMRKKSHLVIRMLEHRIGQELLLQVFNKQLALASNAAGTKIGSGLWGHLLISTNVFTKAIFTVTGKDMAVFIDQWVRTGGHAKFTMTSVFNSKRNTIELEIRQDCVNQRGVRKYVGPLLIQLQELDGTFKHTLQIENIIVKSDITCHSKSRRNKKKKIPLCTGEEVDMDLSPMAESPVLWIRLDPEMTLLRSVNIEQPDFQWQFQLRHERDVTAQLEAIKALEKYATPQTRLALTDTIENDRVFYEVRCQAATCLTKVANAMVTSWQGPPAMLTIFKKFFGSFSAPHIIRQNNFTNLHHYFLQKTIPVAMAGLRTAHGICPPEVIRFLLDLFKYNDNSKNHYSDNYYRAALVEALGNTITPVISVVHQGRALSSDSLSQDAKLVLEEVTRILNLEKHLPSYKYTVSIACLKVIRKLQKCGHLPTNPKIYRSYAAYGQYIDVRLAAMECLVDYVKIDGRWEDLEHLMELLETDPDPMARHQLGRYMIDALPFDKSNRNRLDREALALRIWENMNSKLSHDTRLRCDMIDLYYTLYGVRMPACLSNQELNAILRPQKGSSGFYSDRSSRRSSPTTDDVPLTPYAMKRNRSLTPEQPEIKESFDLIEVGDTKVMIPRSRDGSPYDDAESRARKEEDNERVARENQRIIETVEASIKKEAGESSHKAGEPIKEEIIDLDDTDTPPTSAVDKEPSAKKIKAEFYSDNSISLPGISMGGAKSAGPTGFEPGMFAKTGVFNESSSQPDLNSVKSDSSKKKKKKDKKKHKHKHKHKHNKDKDRERDRDKDKERERGKSKEKKDPNIVRVVREDTQETLSSADSSSRDSNPTTLDITL from the exons ATGGAAGAGCGGGCAGCACACATGTTTACGTATGGGCATGAGAACTCGTCCCGGATGTGGTTCCCGTGCATCGATAGCTATGCGGAACCGTGCACTTGGAAGCTGGAGTTTACGGTGGACAAAACCATGACGGCGGTATCGTGCGGTGAGCTGGTCGAGGTGGTAATGACACCGGATTTACAGCGCAAAACGTACCATTACGTTGTGTCGGTGCCGGTGTGCGCACCGAACATTGCACTGGCCGTCGGACCGTTTGAAATCTATGTTGATCCACACATGCACGAGGTAACGCATTTCTGTCTGCCGCAGCTATTGCCACTGTTGAAAAACACGGTTCGCTTTTTGCACGAAGCGTTTGAGTTTTACGAGGAAGCACTATCGACGCGCTATCCATTTTCCTGCTACAAGCAAGTGTTTGTGGATGAAATCGACAACGAGTGTAATGCGTACGCCACAATGACGATCCTGTCAACACATCTGCTCCATTCGATCGCCATCATCGATCAGACGTTTCATTCGCGCAAGATAATGTCGAAAGCGATTGCGGAACAATTCTTCGGATGCTTTATCACGATGGAAAACTGGTCGGATGCCTGGTTGGCACGGGGGATTGCGGAGTATTTGTGTGGTTTAAATTCGAAAAAATGTTTCGGCAACAATGCGTACCGGGCGTGGATACGGTCCGAGCTGGACGAGGTGGTACGGTACGAGGAGAAGTACGGTGGAATTATACTGGACTGCAGTCAACCACCGGCACCGCCAGCTGTGTCGAGCATTAACAATTCACCGGCCGCACCGCAGAAAGCGTACAACGATAATCCGTTCTATTTTCCCATCAAGAACCTGCACACCATGTCACCGAGGTATATTGAGATGATGCGCAAGAAATCGCATTTGGTCATCCGGATGTTGGAGCATCGGATTGGACAGGAGTTACTGCTGCAGGTGTTTAACAAACAGCTCGCACTCGCTTCTAATGCGGCGGGAACAAAGATCGGCAGTGGACTGTGGGGCCACCTGTTGATTTCTACGAACGTGTTCACGAAAGCGATCTTTACCGTGACTGGTAAAGATATGGCGGTGTTTATCGACCAGTGGGTACGTACTGGCGGGCATGCCAAATTTACCATGACCTCCGTCTTCAACTCGAAGCGTAACACGATCGAGCTGGAAATTCGGCAAGATTGTGTGAATCAGCGCGGTGTGCGAAAGTATGTTGGACCATTGTTGATTCAGCTGCAGGAATTGGACGGTACGTTTAAGCACACACTTCAGATTGAAAACATTATCGTAAAGTCGGACATTACGTGTCATTCGAAGAGTCGGcgtaataaaaagaaaaagattccGCTTTGCACTGGCGAGGAGGTGGATATGGATCTGTCCCCAATGGC agAATCACCCGTCCTGTGGATACGGCTCGATCCGGAAATGACACTGCTTCGTTCGGTTAACATCGAACAGCCCGATTTTCAGTGGCAGTTTCAGCTACGCCACGAACGGGACGTTACAGCCCAGCTCGAAGCGATCAAAGCGCTAGAAAAGTACGCCACACCACAAACGCGGCTCGCCCTTACCGATACGATCGAGAACGATCGTGTGTTTTATGAGGTGCGCTGTCAGGCGGCGACCTGCCTCACTAAAGTGGCGAACGCGATGGTTACCTCCTGGCAGGGTCCGCCGGCCATGTTAacaatttttaagaaatttttcgGCTCCTTCAGTGCACCGCACATCATACGGCAGAATAATTTTACCAACCTGCACCATTACTTCCTGCAAAAGACAATCCCGGTTGCGATGGCCGGTTTGCGTACGGCACACGGCATTTGTCCACCGGAGGTGATTCGGTTTTTGCTGGATCTGTTCAAGTACAACGATAATTCGAAAAATCACTACTCGGACAACTATTACCGTGCGGCACTGGTTGAGGCTCTTGGGAACACGATCACGCCTGTTATCTCGGTGGTGCATCAGGGCAGAGCGCTGTCCTCCGACAGTTTATCGCAAGATGCAAA ACTAGTATTAGAGGAAGTTACGCGGATTCTGAATCTGGAGAAGCATTTACCGTCCTATAAGTATACCGTCTCGATTGCGTGCTTGAAAGTGATCCGCAAACTTCAGAAGTGTGGACATTTACCAACGAATCCAAAAATCTATCGAAGTTACGCCGCCTACGGTCAGTACATCGATGTGCGTCTGGCCGCTATGGAGTGTTTGGTGGATTACGTGAAGATTGATGGTCGCTGGGAAGATCTGGAGCATTTGATGGAATTGCTCGAAACCGATCCTGATCCGATGGCTAGACATCAGCTCGGACGGTACATGATCGATGCGCTTCCGTTTGATAAATCCAACCGGAATCGACTTGATCGGGAAGCGCTTGCATTGCGGATCTGGGAAAACATGAA CTCGAAGTTATCGCATGACACACGGCTCCGTTGTGATATGATCGATCTTTACTACACGCTGTACGGTGTCCGTATGCCGGCCTGTCTCTCCAACCAAGAGCTGAACGCGATTTTACGCCCTCAGAAAGGCTCATCAGGGTTCTACTCGGATCGTTCCAGTCGCCGCAGTTCTCCAACGACGGATGACGTACCACTTACTCCGTACGCGATGAAGCGTAACCGTAGCCTTACACCAGAACAACCCGAAATTAAGGAATCGTTCGACTTGATTGAAGTGGGTGATACGAAGGTCATGATACCGCGCAGTCGTGACGGTTCCCCGTACGATGATGCAGAAAGTCGCGCCCGTAAGGAAGAGGACAATGAGCGAGTGGCAAGGGAAAATCAGCGCATTATTGAAACGGTTGAGGCGAGCATTAAGAAGGAAGCTGGTGAATCAAGCCACAAAGCAGGCGAACCGATAAAGGAAGAAATCATCGATCTGGACGATACCGACACACCACCGACCAGTGCGGTTGATAAGGAACCTTCTGCAAAGAAGATAAAGGCGGAATTTTACTCGGACAATTCGATCTCGCTGCCGGGCATTAGTATGGGCGGTGCGAAGAGTGCCGGTCCGACCGGATTCGAGCCAGGAATGTTTGCAAAGACGGGTGTGTTTAATGAATCATCTTCGCAGCCGGATCTTAACAGCGTCAAGTCGGATAGTAGCAAG aaaaagaaaaagaaggacaaaaagaagcataagcacaagcacaaacacaagcacaacaAGGACAAAGATCGCGAGCGTGATCGGGACAAGGATAAGGAGCGAGAGCGTGGGAAAAgcaaggagaagaaggatcCTAACATTGTGCGAGTGGTGCGGGAGGACACTCAGGAGACGCTCAGTTCGGCTGATAGTTCTAGCCGAGACAGCAATCCAACGACGCTGGATATAACGCTATAG
- the LOC126561848 gene encoding augmin complex subunit dgt5: protein MVEIMKFKAWATKLGCPPEKIPPDDTLKKSFRGEQSTMFQHIMEKVRSRHEIASMRKNVLVHKLQIHKKTDSIVANASFNMQPVELQRYLKIQKLKKKIDETQQRIKQSVAGFESFTLQIKDKNVQKLQLMHKLEELHGKNALYVSHEATLKSNIEKEAQLIQRIVRIMPIKGSESCRPETARKAIEQCIHLLEWFYDNFQDQNQDTSRTLQERLWADIRDVLRGIPNHLLWNTLLTMKDKHLREISEHENRRGESEPNVTLSDLDLLQASMAKLCSSHINVFLDVVSNRNKVNAAREEYLAKYTPSSNELEAKMSLINVMDDEAEEALEEYLVQWNSREYNQGQIDYMVREIERKKQELLGYTQKVQNHEQLLGQLRGIYGQIEEISKHMEAELQQVRQIKQKVHYTKYMCQHTVHTMRQKNGNNQTLNMSDQSFSRFEGTTMLPGTAAAAAGGLVYNPAVLPTYIRELEVFRQIPLWKYVSRSKATLLSVEPNPAIYFELPTVLALLPCTGVSAEISLKQIAEIQQLEQHSNASTMDSCSVVVPSIEHEQLEQRWKSNHGKICELLDKIETLTSSSRQTMEKVRMYYNFSLANNMRKYLPATKLFNGRSYREYENEYLMYYRMIYGFGGGN, encoded by the exons ATGGTTGAAATTATGAAATTCAAAGCGTGGGCTACAAAGCTGGGTTGCCCGCCAGAAAAAATACCTCCCGATGATACTCTGAAAAA ATCGTTCCGTGGCGAGCAAAGCACAATGTTTCAGCACATAATGGAAAAGGTGCGCTCCCGACACGAGATAGCATCAATGCGAAAGAATGTGCTTGTTCATAAGCTGCAAATTCATAAGAAAACCGACAGCATCGTGGCG AACGCATCCTTTAACATGCAGCCCGTTGAGCTGCAGCGTTACTTAAAGAtacagaaattaaagaagaaaatcgaTGAAACACAACAGCGAATCAAACAATCTGTTGCCGGATTCGAATCGTTTACCTTGCAGATCAAGGATAAAA ACGTTCAAAAATTGCAGCTTATGCACAAACTGGAAGAATTGCATGGCAAAAATGCGCTGTACGTGTCACACGAAGCAACGCTAAAGTCCAACATTGAAAAGGAAGCACAGCTGATACAGCGAATCGTTCGTATAATGCCCATTAAAGGATCCGAATCGTGCCGCCCCGAAACAGCACGGAAAGCCATCGAGCAGTGCATCCATCTGTTGGAGTGGTTTTACGACAATTTCCAGGATCAAAATCAGGACACAAGCCGCACATTGCAGGAAAGGCTTTGGGCGGACATTCGCGATGTGCTGCGTGGCATTCCGAATCATCTGCTGTGGAACACACTGCTTACGATGAAGGATAAACATTTACGCGAAATATCCGAACACGAGAACCGACGTGGCGAGAGCGAACCCAATGTAACTCTGTCCGATCTGGATCTGCTACAGGCAAGCATGGCAAAACTATGCTCCAGCCATATCAACGTCTTTCTGGATGTTGTTTCCAATCGGAACAAGGTGAATGCAGCACGCGAAGAGTACCTTGCCAAGTACACGCCAAGCTCGAACGAGCTGGAAGCAAAAATGTCTCTCATAAACGTGATGGATGACGAAGCGGAGGAAGCGCTCGAGGAGTATCTGGTACAGTGGAATTCGCGCGAGTACAACCAGGGTCAGATAGATTATATGGTGCGTGAGATCGAACGTAAAAAGCAGGAGCTGCTCGGCTACACACAAAAGGTGCAAAATCACGAGCAACTGCTCGGTCAGCTGCGAGGAATTTATGGACAGATCGAGGAAATATCCAAGCACATGGAGGCCGAACTGCAGCAGGTGCGTCAAATCAAGCAGAAGGTTCACTACACGAAATATATGTGCCAGCACACGGTCCACACGATGCGACAGAAGAATGGAAATAATCAAACACTCAATATGAGCGATCAGTCGTTTAGTAGGTTTGAAGGCACCACCATGCTGCCgggaactgctgctgctgctgctggtggtctCGTTTACAACCCGGCCGTATTACCGACGTACATCCGGGAGCTAGAAGTATTCCGCCAGATTCCGCTCTGGAAGTACGTTTCCCGTTCGAAAGCAACACTCCTGAGCGTGGAACCGAATCCGGCCATTTACTTTGAGCTACCAACCGTTCTGGCCCTGCTACCGTGTACGGGCGTTAGTGCGGAAATATCCCTCAAGCAGATTGCCGAAATTCAACAGCTTGAGCAACACAGCAATGCTTCAACGATGGATTCGTGTAGCGTCGTTGTACCTTCGATCGAGCACGAACAGCTGGAACAACGGTGGAAGAGTAATCATGGCAAGATATGCGAACTGTTGGATAAGATCGAAACGCTCACGAGCAGTTCCCGCCAGACGATGGAAAAAGTTCGGATGTATTACAACTTTTCGCTTGCGAATAATATGCGGAAATATCTCCCGGCGACGAAGCTGTTTAACGGGCGTAGCTACCGTGAGTACGAGAACGAATATCTTATGTACTATCGGATGATTTACGGTTTCGGCGGAGGAAATTGA
- the LOC126563037 gene encoding uncharacterized protein LOC126563037 produces the protein MSTTKSKEIGLTAVASNGAAPPRLSPIIQKISPSGNCTADVSFEAYKQPKNRSKRRSFSPMVHQYRIPSPELSPIELSQTFRISPRSNTPKATECQDVAGKTYLLAKQFRTHKKRSPQEDEAYAVTPLAKRELEHRICVTNILKDMNLSKYIRIFTREEINFDVFLTLCEKDLNDIGIHCKEDIEKILAKIADYNMGVEG, from the exons atgtCGACTACTAAATCCAAAG AGATCGGCCTGACTGCCGTAGCTTCCAACGGTGCTGCACCACCACGCTTATCGCCCATTATTCAAAAGATTTCGCCCAGCGGTAACTGTACCGCGGACGTATCGTTCGAGGCATACAAGCAGCCAAAGAACCGTTCCAAGCGGCGCAGCTTTTCGCCGATGGTGCACCAGTATCGGATACCATCGCCCGAACTGTCACCGATCGAGCTGAGCCAAACGTTCCGGATCTCGCCGCGCAGCAACACACCGAAAGCAACCGAGTGTCAGGATGTGGCGGGCAAAACGTATCTGTTGGCCAAACAGTTCCG AACACACAAGAAGCGTTCTCCGCAGGAGGATGAAGCTTATGCCGTGACACCATTGGCCAAGCGTGAACTTGAACATCGCATCTGCGTAACCAACATACTGAAGGATATGAATCTATCGAAGTACATCCGCATCTTTACCAGGGAGGAGATCAACTTCGACGTGTTTCTAACGCTGTGCGAGAAGGATCTCAACGATATTGGCATCCACTGTAAGGAGGACATTGAGAAGATACTGGCCAAAATTGCCGACTACAATATGGGCGTGGAGGGCTAA
- the LOC126563234 gene encoding ETS homologous factor, with product MQVESATKWRVPPLDLSAVSVLTNETERRWNHGTNHGNGGNGGANHNGRESNSSSQTTIKKIQYGADGLPIDPRDWTRANVWTWLINLAQSEGLDISPELAQKFPMNGKALCLMSLDMYLSRVPIGGKMLYRDFRVRLARAMSL from the coding sequence ATGCAGGTTGAAAGTGCAACAAAGTGGCGTGTCCCACCGCTAGATCTGTCCGCAGTCAGTGTGCTTACGAACGAAACTGAACGGCGCTGGAACCACGGAACCAACCACGGTAATGGCGGTAACGGTGGAGCGAACCACAATGGCCGTGAATCGAATTCTAGCTCACAGACGACAATCAAAAAGATCCAGTACGGTGCGGATGGTTTGCCGATTGATCCGCGTGATTGGACGCGAGCAAACGTGTGGACCTGGCTGATCAATTTGGCGCAATCGGAAGGTTTGGACATTAGTCCCGAACTCGCACAAAAATTCCCCATGAATGGTAAGGCACTTTGTCTGATGAGTCTCGACATGTACCTGAGCCGGGTACCGATCGGTGGCAAGATGCTGTACCGTGACTTCCGGGTGCGATTGGCCAGGGCCATGAGCTTATGA